A region of the Cannabis sativa cultivar Pink pepper isolate KNU-18-1 chromosome 3, ASM2916894v1, whole genome shotgun sequence genome:
CATTGTAGATTTTAGCGTCTACAATTTGGCGCCCACCTGGGGCCCTGACAAACGGACTGTGAGCAAGGCGATCTATCATTACCACACTTCAGATGGAAGAAGAAGGAGAGTTTGTTGCCCAAGAACAACCAATGTCAATGAACAACTTGCCATAATAATGGCCCAGATGCGCGAGATGGCTGAGCGAACTAGAGTTTTGGAGTGAGAAAATGCAACCTTTAAGGAGGAGAACGCGATATTTAGGAGTAAAAATACCGCAATAAAATCACAAATGGAGTCACTAAAGGCTACCATGACGACTCCTAGTGTTGCTCAAAGTCGGTTTCGAGTTCCAATTACACCAATGGCATCACTAGACTCAACTACTATAAGAACAGAGACCCAAGTCTCTCATCAATAAACACTCAGAGGGACATCGACTCCAATGTTAGGAAGTCATTCTATCGTAGGAGGTTCTCAACCTCAACAATCTGAACATACTGATATGCAAACAGATGGGACAAACTCTGGAGGTCTAATGACCAGCAATGTGGCCTCTGACCTGCCTACGGTCAGTCTTCCTACAACCGGTCTGCCTACGGTCAGCCTTCCTACAACTGGTCTGCCTACGGTCAGCCTTCCTACAACTGGTCTGCCTACGGTCAGCCTTCCTACAACTGGCCTGCCTACAGTTAGCCTCCCAACGACTAGCAACTTGGGGGTTGGCACTACAACATCTGATCCTCCCAAAACGTCTCCTCTTGAAGGACTCCCACCATCACAGGTAACTGCCACACAGATTATGCTGAACTCCAATCTGATTCCATCTTCTGTTGATGCAGGTCATACCACCATTCATACTCtaactcagaaggatttgattGAACGAGCGATCGCTCGGAGGTTCGAAGGGATGGAAGCAATGATCAAACGTATCCCAGGGGTTCCAACACCAATAAAGAAAAGTCTGCCTAGCAGTTTTGCCGACTCACCTTTTGTTGATGCCATTGCATTGGTCGAGATGGCAAAGAAGTTTGTGTTCCCATTAATGAGGATGTACGACGAAACAACCGATCCAAATGATCATATAGCTAGTTATAAGCAAAGGATGTTCACTGCTGCCATCCCTCGCGAGTTGCGTGAGGCATGCATGTGTAAGGGCTTCGGGTCTAGCTTGGCTGACCCAGCCCTCCAATGGTATACGAATTTACCCAGTAATTCGATTTCTTCTTTTGCTCAATTAACGGATGTTTTTGTAGAACAATTTGCGAGCAGCAGGAAATTGGAGAAACTCTCAGATGACCTATACCGCATCAAACTAAGGAGAGGCAAATCCTTACGAGACTATGTGGCAAGATTCAATGCTGAAAAAGTTTCCATCACAGCATGCAACGTGGACACAACCATTACCGCCTTCCGTAAAGGCTTGCTGGTAGAATCTGACCTTTACAAAGAACTAACAAAATATCCATGTAGGACAATGGAGGACGTGCTTGCCAAAGCTTGGGCGCAGATCAAGTGAAGAAGATGAATCCAATAGACATTCGACAACATCCGAAGAGGGTAGAGCGATGGCAGTCCTACCATTATACAGAACCTTatccaaccaacaaatcacGGTCATACAGAGATAGTGAGAACTCCACCCAATCACACAGACTAAGGGATTACATTGACAAGACAACACTACCTCGATGGATGAGGGAATCAGACAAGGGACCGATTCCTGAATACAACCTGAACATTAGCCCTGTCGACGTAGTTGCAGTAATGAAGGGAATGGGAAACCAAGTCAAGTAGCCTgaaaagattagaaaaatagcAGCAATGCGCGACACAACAAAGTGGTGTGAATTTCATAATGACCACGGAAATACCACTCCAGAATGCATAGCATTAAGTTATGAAGTGGCTGGACTCTTGCGCAAAGGTTAATTGCGAGATTTTTTATCAGAGAAGGGAAAGACGACCGTGACGGAAGCAGACAAGAGGCCAACAACACCACCAGAACCACCTCAGCACACCAGAACATGTAATGTCATCTCAGAGGGTCAGAGGTCAGCGGCGTAACATACTCAGCCGCTAAGAGGCATGCACGTGAAATAGTCGGGATAGAGGGTAGACCAAAGAAACAAACAGCAGCCTATCGCGGCCAGACCATCAGCTTCGTGGACGACGAAGCTTCACATTTGCTTAACCTTCACCATGATGCTTTAgtcatttctttatttatttcgaaTTGTTTTACTAAACGTATACTGATCGATAACGGTAGCTCTGCTAACATCTTATTTTTGAATGCTCTTAGGGAGATGGGGATCGACGAGGCCACCATCATTCGCAAGTCCACAGTATTGGTTGGGTTCAGTGGTGAGCAAAAACACTCAGTCGGCGAGGTCATACTCCATGTTTATGCAGAAGGAGTAAACCTACAGACAAAGTTCCTTGTAGTTGACTCTCCATCAGATTATAATGCAATCTTGGGCCGACTGTGGATCCATTCCATGAAAGCTGTGCCATCCACATACCACCAAGTGATCAGGTTCCCAACCAAGTGGGGAGTGAAAGAAATATGGGGAGCCCAAAAAGCTGCTCGTGATTGTTATCAAAACTCGCTAAAAGAGAAATCAGCAACATTATAGCAACTACAGCAGTCTAGTCCGACCTTTGCACCGGATGAACCCAGTATGGAAGACCTAGATGATGTGTGCATTAGCAAGGATTTCCCAGACCATAAAGTCCAGATTGGAACAAAGCTTACACTTGAGTTTCGAGCTAGGCTGATCGAATTCTTAATCAAACACCATCACTGCTTTGCATGGTCCCATGAGGACATGACAGGTGTTGATTCTAACATTATTGTTCACAAGTTGTAGGTTGACCCTAATTATCCACCGGTGAGGCAAAAAATACGTAAATTCGCACCCAATCGCAACAAGGTAATAAATGAAGAGATACAAAAACTAATCGACGTGGGATCAGTCAGAGAGGTTGACTATCCCAACTGATTAGCAAACGTAGTagttgtgaagaagaagaatggaAAATGGAGGGTATGTATTGACTTTACTGATCTCAACAAGGCATGTCCGAAGGATTCGTTTCCACTTCCTCACATTGGCATGATGGTAGACGTAACAGCTGGACATGAATTGTTGAGTTTCATGGATGCCTTCTCTGGTTATAACCAAATCTTAATGCATCCAATGATCAAGAAAAGACATCATTCATAACTGAGCGAGGGACTttttgctacaaagtcatgccgttCGGACTAAAGAATGCAGGTGCCACGTACCAAAGGCTGGTCAATCGAATGTTTGCCGATATGCTTGGAAAGACGATGGAAATTTACATTGACTACATGCTTGTCAAATCTTTAGCAGCAGAGAATCACCTCGACCACCTCAAGCAAGCATTCTAGGTATTAGAAAAATACAATATGAAACTTAATCCTACTAAATGCTCTTTTGGTGTCTCTTCAGGAAAATTCTTAGGTTACCTCGTCACAAAAAGAGGGATCGAAGCGAATCCAAACCAAATAAGATCAATCCAAAATATTTAATCTCCAAAGTCAATCAAAGACATTCAACGTCTCAACGGAAGGATAGCAGTGCTCAGCCATTTCATTTCAAAATCGTCCGACCATTGCCACTTATTCTTTTCAACCCTCAGAAAGACTAAAGACTTCGTGTGGACGGAGGAATGCGAAGAAGCGCTAAGACAACTCAAGAGCTATCTCACCTCTCCTCCACTCTTAGAGAAGCCAAAGAATGGAGAAACATTGTACATGTATTTGGCAGTTTTAGAAGCAGCGGTCAGCGCTGCACTAGTTTGAGAAGATGAAGGAAAGCAACAACCGATTTGCTATGTTTTGAAGACATTGCTAGATGCTGAAACAAGATACACTCAGCTGGAAAAATTGGCCTTAGCGCTTATCACAGCAGGGCGCAAGCTCAGGCCCTATTTCTAGTCTCATCTTATAGTGGTGCTAACCCAATACCCACTCCGTAGAATTCTACACAAACCGGAACTTTTTGGACGCATGACCAAATGGGATGCTGAGCTCAGTGAATATGACATAATATATCAACCGAGGACAGCCATCAAGTCACAGGTATTGGCAGATTTTATTGCTGACTTTTCTTGTGATGGATAGGTAGAAGTAGAAAAGAAATTATTATGCTTAAACGAGCAAACAAACTCGACATGGATGCTAGCAGTAGATGGATCAAGCAATAGCAAGGGGAGTGGCCTAGGAATCGTCCTTACCTCCCCTCAAGGAGATGTTATCCAACGGGCAATCAGATGTGACTTTAAACTTACCAACAATGAGGCTGAATATGAGGCATTGATCGCTGGGCTAGATCTATCAATTGAGTTGAATGCCAAAACCATTGAAGTCGTGGCAGATTCTCAACTTATCGTAAACCAACTCAACGGGTCATACCAGGCCAAAGATTCAAAAATGGCATCCTAACTCCAGAGTTTTCAAGACAAGATTTCAAGAttcacaaaattcaccattaaccAAGTGCCGAGACTAGAGAACAACCATACCGACGCTCTTGCTAATCTCGACTCATTTATTCAAATCAAAGATGGAGTCACCATTCCTGTGGTGATAATGCAATGACCAGCGACATGGAAACCCAATGAAGATGTAAAAAGTCTGAATGAACAAGGCAACTAGATGACGCCAATAATGCAGTACCTAGAGGATGGAACCCTTCCACATGACAAGAACGAGTCAAGAAAACTAAGAGCTAAAGCGGCCAAATTTACACTATACAATGGGAAACTCTATAGACGATCATTCTCAGGGCCATTGCTCAGATGTTTGTTACCGGCTGAATCCAATTACATCCTCCAAGAGCTACATCAAGGTGAATGCGGAAACCACTCAGGCCATCGGAGTTTATGCAACAAAGCTCTAACAATAGGCTACTATTGGCCAACCATGCGAGCAAACTCCTATAATTTTGTTCAACAATGCGACAAGTGTCAAAGGTTTGCTCAAATATCTCATCTACCTCCAGAGAAGCTCCACTCTTCACTTACACCTTGGCCATTTATGAGATGGGGCATGGACATTGTAGGCAAGATGCCAACTGCTCCAGGGCAGAGGGTATTCATGCTTGCCTTAACTGACTACTTGCACAAGTTAGAGATCGAGAGGTTAAAAACTTTATCtggaaaaatataatatgtaggTTCGGAATTCCAAAGGAGATAGTTACGGACAACGGTTCACAGTTAATAAGCCAAGACTTCTAGAACTTTTGTGTAGAATGGGGGATACAATTATCATTCTCAACTCCACGATACCCTCAAGCAAACAGACAAGCAGAGTCAACCAATAAGACAATAGTCAACACACCCAAGAAACGACTAGAGAAAGCCAAAGGGAGATGTGCAGATGAGTTACCAGGGGTACTGTGGTCTTACCGAACAACAACAAAGACCTTGACGGGAGAGATCCCATTTGCGTTGACATATGGAACTGAAGTGGTCATCCCAGCGGAAATCGAAATACAAACCATCAGATATGAACACTCGAAGGATGATCTAAATCAATAAAGCATGAACACAGAACTTGATTTGTTAGACAAAAAGAGAGAACAAGCGCTCATCAGAATAGCAGCATACCAACAAAAGGTGGCCCAACATTTCAATAAGAACATTAGGGTTCGACAATTCAAGGAAGGAGAATGGGTACTACGACGAGTGTTCCAAAACACAAAGGAAGAAGGAGCAGGCAAATTAGGACCCAATTGGGAGGGGCCTTACCAGATTACAAAGATAGTTGGCCAAGGAGCATACAAACTCCGAGCAACAGATGGAAGAAACATAGGAAATAGCTGGAACGCTGTACACCTTAAGAAATACCATTTCTAATCACATGTATggcaaaataaattttttcatgCTCCGCTCGTGGTTTTTTCCCGAAAGGCTTTCCACGTAAATACATgtgttaattattttaagtgttttttatattttagagCTCAAAAACGTAAAGTAAAAGTAATAACAAGAGAGCCACGCTCAACAAGAATATTCACTTATGAAATAAGTGgtaggagctacgctcaacctaAATATTCACTTACAAAGTAAGTGATACGAGCTACGCTGAACCCAACTATCCACTTATAAAGTAAGTGatatgagctacgctcaacctaACTATTCACTTATGAAATAAGTGatatgagctacgctcaacccaaatATTCACTTATGAAATAAGTGATATGAGCTATGCTCAACCCAACTATccacttataaaataagtgataggagctacgctcaacccaactattcacttataaaataagtgataTGAGCCACactcaacccaactattcacttacaaagtaagtaataggagctacgctcaacccaacttttcacttataaaataagtgatatgagttacgctcaacccaactatccacttataaaataagtgattggagcta
Encoded here:
- the LOC133035953 gene encoding uncharacterized protein LOC133035953, with the protein product MNPIDIRQHPKRVERWQSYHYTEPYPTNKSRSYRDSENSTQSHRLRDYIDKTTLPRWMRESDKGPIPEYNLNISPVDVVAVMKGMGNQVKGSEVSGVTYSAAKRHAREIVGIEGRPKKQTAAYRGQTISFVDDEASHLLNLHHDALVISLFISNCFTKRILIDNGSSANILFLNALREMGIDEATIIRKSTVLVGFSGEQKHSVGEVILHVYAEGVNLQTKFLVVDSPSDYNAILGRLWIHSMKAVPSTYHQVIRFPTKWGVKEIWGAQKAARDCYQNSLKEKSATL